One window of the Anomalospiza imberbis isolate Cuckoo-Finch-1a 21T00152 chromosome 12, ASM3175350v1, whole genome shotgun sequence genome contains the following:
- the LOC137481066 gene encoding hydrocephalus-inducing protein-like, whose protein sequence is MMRMLIEKPSLELQKKLPSHPLKSRFPDKELCQSLVKVELLEYVLDMGPVLKGYTETRTLEITNPGQIYVSFQVDVSVLQDTGFSVDLDQMEGLPPSHTVAFEVRFESAHQPQGDVDVLLPIEVTKGPTYYIRLRASVLALSLDLSKNRLHFSDILVGQCQIETIRLYNWFRVPCKWSIKPVLKNNHLKYMTSAVQQKQQALEDEPCTFEVTPSKGTLDPGKWQNLQIQFTPKEERSYKNELKLNICGSSNHLKLHLSGQGLEPRLEFSPPALKMGSMLVDSDGLEATVVVKNPCNFPIEFYSLDFDEQYLEEEKILRMALGSEHQKIFFMPPRAVGETLPPEVLEDYEAQRRLKAQQAELKAMAEAKARAEAETEAKAMGKAAPGQKNNEGLMVSVLTVVTAGTPAHTP, encoded by the exons ATGATGAGGATGCTGATAGAGaagccttctctggagctgcagaaaaagctcccatcccatcccctgaAGAGCAGGTTCCCTGATAAGGAGCTGTGCCAGAGTCTTGTCAA AGTTGAGCTGCTCGAGTATGTCCTGGACATGGGCCCTGTCCTTAAGGGTTACACTGAGACACGCACTCTGGAGATCACCAACCCTGGGCAGATCTATGTGTCCTTCCAGGTCGATGTAtctgtcctgcaggacacag GTTTCAGTGTGGACCTGGACCAGATGGAGGGCCTGCCCCCCAGCCACACCGTGGCGTTTGAAGTGCGCTTTGAAAGTGCCCACCAGCCACAGGGTGACGtggatgtgctgctgcccaTAGAG GTGACAAAAGGCCCTACGTACTACATCCGCCTCCGTGCCTCTGTGTTGGCACTGTCGCTCGACCTCTCCAAGAACAGACTGCACTTCTCTGACATCCTCGTTGGGCAGTGCCAGATTGAGACCATCCGACTCTACAACTGGTTCCGAGTACCCTGCAAATGGTCCATCAAGCCTGTTCTGAAG AACAATCACCTCAAATACATGACATCAGCCgtacagcagaagcagcaggcGCTGGAGGATGAACCCTGTACCTTTGAAGTGACGCCCTCCAAAGGAACCCTTGATCCAGGAAAGTGGCAGAACTTGCAAATCCAGTTTACACCCAAGGAGGAG AGGTCTTACAAGAATGAGCTGAAGCTTAACATTTGTGGGAGCAGCAATCACTTAAAGCTGCACCTCTCAGGACAAGGTCTGGAGCCACGTCTGGAGTTCAGCCCCCCAGCACTAAAGATGGGATCAATGCTGGTGGACAGTGATGGGCTGGAGGCCACAGTGGTGGTGAAGAACCCATGCAACTTCCCCATTGAGTTTTACTCACTGGATTTTGATGAGCAGTACCTtgaggaggagaag ATCCTGCGGATGGCACTGGGGTCTGAGCaccaaaagattttttttatgccTCCACGTGCCGTGGGTGAGACGCTGCCCCCAGAGGTGCTGGAGGACTATGAAGCACAGAGGAGGCTGAAGGCTCAACAGGCAGAGCTCAAGGCCATggcagaggccaaggccagggCTGAGGCTGAGACTGAGGCCAAGGCCATGGGCAAGGCAGCACCAGGTCAGAAAAACAATGAGGGTTTGATGGTGTCTGTTTTGACTGTGgtcacagctgggactccagcCCATACACCCTGA